In the genome of Candidatus Electrothrix rattekaaiensis, the window CGGTCTGCGCATCGCGGTCGTGCTCGGCGAGACCTACCAGCATTTCCTTGAAGAAAAATTCCCGGATGTTGAGGTGGTCACCCTCAAATCAGCAGCCGAGATCTTTGCCATGCTGGAGCAGAAGCGGATCACTGGCTTTGTCACGGACCGGTTGGTCGGGGCTTGGCAGGTCAAGGAGGCAGGCCGCCCCTTTGTGCCGGTGGGCGAGATGCTCTATAAGGAGCGCATCGGTATCCCGGTGCGCAAGGATAATCCGGATCTGCTCGGCCAGATCAACACTGCCCTGGCCGCAATGGAGGATGACGGCACCATGCAGCGTATCCACCAACGCTATTTCGGGCTGGGCAAAACCTCCTCGTCCAAGCTCGGCACGATGGAGCCTTCGGTGATTGCGACCAAGCTGCTCAAGGGCTTTGCTGTCAGTCTCGGCATAGCCCTTGCTGCTCTCCTGCTCGGCTTTGTTCTGGCCATACCCAGCGGCCTGCTGCTGACCTTTCAGCGGGGCAGCCTCAAGCCACTCCACTTTCTGGTGCGGGGCTTTGTTGATTTTATCCGGGGCACGCCTGTCCTGATCCAGCTCCTCTTTGTCTGGCTGGGGCTTGGCCTCTCGCCCTTTCCGGCAGCCATCCTCACCTTAGGTATCTGCGCAATGGCTTATATGGCCGAGGTTATCCGGGCAGGCCTGATGAGTGTTGATCCGGGCCAGGACTTAGGAGCACGGGCCTTGGGACTTTCTCCCCTGGATCGTTTCCGCTTTGTGGTCTGGCCCCAGGCCTTCCGCATTGCTATCCCGCCCTTGATGAACTGCGTGGTGGCCCTGCTCAAGGACACAGCCCTGGTCTCGATCATCTCCATCCCCGAGCTGATTCGCGAGGCCCAGTCCATTATCAGTGTCACCTTTGAGCCGGGTCTCTACTATCTCATCGCCGGACTCATGTTCTTTGCTGTCACCTTCCCGCTGATGAAGCTCTCTGATCGCGTTGAACGATCCATCAAAGCCAAAGGATTTGCCCATGATTGAAGTACAAAACGTAGCCTACACCTATGCGGACGGAACAAAGGCAGTCAATGATGTCAGCATGACCTTCCCGGAACAGGGGATCTTTGCTGTTATGGGCCTGTCCGGTTCCGGTAAGACCACCCTGCTTAATTGCATTGCCCGTTTTCTTTCCCCGCAGCAGGGAGCAATTCTCCTGGATGGGCAGGATATCCAAGACATGAAAGAAGTCGATTTCCGGCAACAGGTCGGGGTGGTGTTTCAGCACCTGAACCTCTTTCCCCATCTGAACGTGCTGGAAAATATGATGCTGGCCTTGGAACGAGTCCAGGGGCGAAGCAAGAGCGAGGCAAAGGCGGAGGCGATGGATATCCTGAAGCGGCTCAATATTGGCGAGCTGGCAGCAAATTATCCTGCTCAGGTCAGCGGCGGTCAGGCCCAGCGGGTGGCTATTGCCCGAGGGCTGGCTCTGAAACCCAAATTCATGCTCCTGGATGAGCCGACCAGTGCTCTGGATGCGGCCACAACCTCGGATTTTGCCCAATGGCTGCGGGAGTTACAGGAGTTCACCAGCTTTATTATTGTCACCCATGATCTGCCCTTTGCCGAGCAGACAGCAGAGCAAGGGGTGTATATGGAAAACGGGCAGCTCGTGGAAAAAGGTCTTCTTGGTGAGGTATTGCAAAAGAGGAGATAACAGTACCCGGCTAATGATTGCCGGGTACAAGCTGTCTACAGGTGTCTTTACAGCGAATAGCTTAACCCTGCAAAGACTGTATTTTCTGTATAGTCAGTCGGCTGATAGTCGGAATCGCTGTCAATATACTTATAACCACATTTCAGTTTTAGTCCGTAAGGTAACTTTTTGCTTATTGTTAATGCAAAGGTCTGCTTGGTGTCCTCCCTTTTTTCTCCTGTACCAAGGATCATATCATCGTAGCTTCTTAGCTGATATTTATAGGACGGACGGACCTTGACCCCCCATGGCACAGTAAAACGCAGAGAACCGGATACAACCGGTCCAGTATAATCCAGCTCGTCATCCTCGGCATCTTCCTGTTCATACCGAACTCCGAACTGTACCATATCAATTTTTTTCAGAGAGAAAAGGAAGAGATTTATTCCTCCAGAATGATTTAGGGCATCCCTGTTATCATTTTCATCCTGTAAAAAATCTTTCACCTGCAACGTATATCCCAGATCAGCGTACAGGTCGGCAAAAGAGAAGCCTATCGAGGGCATGACGCTCTGCGTCTGCATGAATTCGTCAGTGTCCAGAAAGATATAGGT includes:
- a CDS encoding ABC transporter substrate-binding protein/permease: MHYARIILTLTLAFLALADPWPAAAEEEFVTALTGKFPPFSYYDNQGNLAGFDVDVSREIALRINRESRIIATEWDGILAGLLAEKYDAIIGSMAITPARQESVDFSTPYYHSGAQLFVHRDNPDKVYSISECNGLRIAVVLGETYQHFLEEKFPDVEVVTLKSAAEIFAMLEQKRITGFVTDRLVGAWQVKEAGRPFVPVGEMLYKERIGIPVRKDNPDLLGQINTALAAMEDDGTMQRIHQRYFGLGKTSSSKLGTMEPSVIATKLLKGFAVSLGIALAALLLGFVLAIPSGLLLTFQRGSLKPLHFLVRGFVDFIRGTPVLIQLLFVWLGLGLSPFPAAILTLGICAMAYMAEVIRAGLMSVDPGQDLGARALGLSPLDRFRFVVWPQAFRIAIPPLMNCVVALLKDTALVSIISIPELIREAQSIISVTFEPGLYYLIAGLMFFAVTFPLMKLSDRVERSIKAKGFAHD
- a CDS encoding ATP-binding cassette domain-containing protein, translated to MIEVQNVAYTYADGTKAVNDVSMTFPEQGIFAVMGLSGSGKTTLLNCIARFLSPQQGAILLDGQDIQDMKEVDFRQQVGVVFQHLNLFPHLNVLENMMLALERVQGRSKSEAKAEAMDILKRLNIGELAANYPAQVSGGQAQRVAIARGLALKPKFMLLDEPTSALDAATTSDFAQWLRELQEFTSFIIVTHDLPFAEQTAEQGVYMENGQLVEKGLLGEVLQKRR